One Luteolibacter arcticus DNA segment encodes these proteins:
- a CDS encoding discoidin domain-containing protein → MNTSTFALLTAYATVATLGFVSPAFSIPVTEQVATTDIKISASSIYASAATLVDHSGLDDQMRHDSNSGAATMWHTALVATESAPAGQIPACPAWLRFDFGKPQTVDGLELWNHNQAGYTNRGLREVRVYGTMDGSKWVLLADITLKQAGGTAEEAQVFPLKTGGKALTGVILAAKSNYGGNVYGLSEVQFTNTREVAADALPFPTDMAATVQPFYRHRPDGEAGREVRLGFTGTRLYGRAKLEVTVDGQTVETQDLPENVKGLGYYSLLLPKGVGVDKAAEVSVTLRQGAKVQSSKPFLVPAQRQWTVFVYPHSHVDIGYTNTHENVEIIHKRNVVNGIRIANATAKRPEGLRYKWNPEVIWPVERYLSTATAKQKEEVYTAIRQGRMVLDAGYVNVNTSVCADEEMFHLLHDARQLQKKTGATVDTFVQVDVPGVSWGLLPVLNQSGIKYAFCLFNGIDRTGLAPGLSHRPFWWVGPDGKSKVLFYQPGDYTPGFKAKGMGHYQSWMGVVNPDDIPQTIKTANPRANFLDGYLLGTLKALESWGDKYPYDLFAMSWAMADNTPLDEDLPEAVRMWNEEYAYPKLAISSAHDIMSAFDEKYGDQLPVVRGDYTEYWTDGLGTAAKFTGMNRVAKERLIQADTLASMLNPTKPAPRAEVEASWRNILLGSEHTWCYADPNHPYFQEAIWKVKKSYFQAAQDTSIALLKQSAEQVPAGPSVAVMNTLSWNRGGLVTLSAEASKAGDRVIDDAGAAVPSQRLSTGELAFLASNIPALGSKAYRVQSGQATPPPVPAALKGDSASNGVLTATLDPATGNIKSLLCAGNPHEFVNPAQDGGLNAFRQLPGGSADGKPDTEIKVSVKENGPLVVEWQVDSVAPGCKSVSRAVRLVAGQPWLECSNVVDKLAVAAKEGIHFGFAFAVPNREIRADIPWGVMRVDADQMPEANRNWIAFQRWLDVSNDQCGVTWASLDASTFEVGGMTANIIGAATGSPHWIRNLQPSSTIYSWALNNHWHTNFPLTQEGLIPFRYRVMPHATGYDAAVANRFGVEQAQPLVATPAQSNPVTKPVVALEGSPSITIAILKGSTDGKDTILRLRSVSEKDEIVRLVWPDRAPDSVRLCTLDEEPGEEVGTTVTVPGNGFVTLRVKW, encoded by the coding sequence ATGAACACTTCCACCTTCGCCCTGCTTACGGCTTATGCCACCGTCGCCACCCTTGGCTTCGTATCACCAGCTTTCTCCATCCCCGTCACCGAACAGGTCGCGACCACCGACATCAAAATCAGTGCTTCCTCGATTTATGCATCGGCGGCGACCTTGGTGGACCATTCGGGCTTGGATGATCAGATGCGTCACGACAGCAATTCCGGTGCCGCCACGATGTGGCACACCGCGCTCGTGGCAACCGAATCTGCGCCTGCAGGTCAGATTCCGGCCTGTCCAGCTTGGCTGCGCTTCGACTTTGGCAAGCCACAGACCGTGGACGGCCTTGAGCTGTGGAACCACAACCAAGCAGGCTACACCAACCGTGGCCTGCGCGAGGTGCGGGTTTACGGCACCATGGATGGTTCGAAATGGGTGCTCCTCGCGGACATCACCCTCAAGCAGGCCGGCGGCACGGCGGAAGAAGCCCAAGTGTTTCCGCTTAAAACCGGTGGGAAGGCTCTTACCGGCGTGATCCTCGCGGCCAAGAGCAACTACGGCGGCAATGTGTATGGCCTGTCCGAAGTTCAGTTCACCAACACCCGTGAGGTCGCCGCCGATGCCCTGCCTTTCCCCACTGACATGGCGGCCACCGTCCAGCCGTTTTACCGCCACCGTCCCGATGGCGAAGCCGGGCGTGAAGTGCGCTTAGGCTTCACAGGAACCCGTCTTTACGGCCGGGCCAAACTGGAGGTCACGGTGGACGGCCAAACCGTAGAAACCCAGGATTTGCCCGAGAACGTCAAAGGTTTGGGATACTATTCCCTGCTGCTGCCCAAAGGCGTGGGCGTGGACAAGGCGGCGGAAGTCAGCGTCACCTTGCGCCAAGGAGCCAAGGTGCAAAGCAGCAAGCCCTTTTTGGTTCCCGCCCAACGTCAATGGACCGTGTTCGTCTATCCTCACTCTCACGTGGACATCGGCTACACCAATACCCATGAAAACGTGGAGATCATCCACAAGCGCAATGTCGTCAACGGCATCCGCATCGCCAATGCAACTGCCAAGCGCCCCGAAGGCCTGCGCTACAAGTGGAATCCGGAAGTGATCTGGCCGGTGGAGCGTTACCTCAGCACCGCCACCGCGAAGCAAAAGGAAGAAGTTTACACGGCGATTCGCCAAGGTCGCATGGTCCTCGATGCCGGTTATGTCAATGTGAACACCAGCGTGTGCGCCGACGAGGAGATGTTCCATCTGCTGCATGATGCCCGCCAGCTTCAGAAGAAGACCGGTGCCACGGTGGACACCTTCGTGCAGGTGGATGTGCCGGGCGTTTCCTGGGGTTTGCTGCCTGTGCTGAACCAGTCGGGCATCAAGTATGCGTTCTGCCTGTTCAACGGCATCGATCGCACGGGACTTGCTCCGGGACTTTCCCACCGCCCGTTCTGGTGGGTCGGCCCCGACGGAAAATCCAAGGTGCTGTTCTACCAGCCGGGCGATTACACGCCGGGCTTCAAAGCCAAGGGGATGGGCCACTATCAAAGCTGGATGGGCGTCGTGAATCCGGACGACATCCCTCAAACCATCAAGACTGCCAACCCGCGCGCCAACTTCCTCGACGGCTATTTGCTCGGAACCCTGAAAGCCTTGGAGAGCTGGGGCGACAAGTATCCCTACGACCTTTTTGCCATGTCGTGGGCCATGGCAGACAACACGCCGCTAGATGAAGACCTGCCCGAAGCCGTGCGGATGTGGAACGAGGAATATGCCTACCCCAAACTGGCGATCTCCAGCGCCCACGACATCATGTCGGCCTTTGATGAGAAATACGGCGACCAATTGCCGGTGGTCAGGGGGGACTACACCGAATACTGGACGGACGGCTTGGGCACCGCCGCCAAGTTCACCGGCATGAACCGGGTTGCCAAGGAACGCTTGATCCAAGCCGACACGCTGGCTTCGATGCTCAATCCGACCAAGCCCGCGCCGCGTGCGGAGGTCGAAGCCTCATGGCGCAACATCCTCCTCGGGTCCGAGCACACGTGGTGCTATGCCGATCCCAATCATCCCTATTTCCAGGAAGCCATTTGGAAGGTAAAGAAGTCCTATTTTCAAGCGGCGCAGGACACCAGCATCGCGCTCTTGAAGCAGTCTGCGGAACAGGTTCCCGCCGGTCCGTCCGTGGCCGTGATGAACACCCTGTCGTGGAACCGCGGCGGGTTGGTGACGCTTTCCGCCGAAGCCTCCAAAGCGGGGGATCGCGTCATTGATGACGCGGGAGCCGCCGTGCCCTCTCAACGGCTTTCCACCGGCGAACTGGCCTTCTTGGCTTCCAACATCCCCGCCTTGGGGAGCAAAGCCTATCGCGTGCAATCCGGCCAAGCCACGCCGCCGCCGGTGCCCGCCGCGCTCAAGGGAGACAGCGCTTCCAACGGCGTTCTGACGGCGACCCTCGACCCGGCCACCGGCAACATCAAAAGCCTGCTTTGCGCTGGCAACCCTCATGAGTTCGTGAACCCCGCGCAGGACGGCGGCCTCAACGCCTTCCGCCAGTTGCCAGGAGGAAGTGCCGACGGCAAGCCCGACACCGAAATCAAAGTCAGCGTCAAAGAGAACGGCCCGCTGGTGGTCGAATGGCAGGTGGACTCCGTCGCCCCCGGCTGCAAGTCGGTGTCGCGCGCGGTGCGACTCGTTGCCGGCCAACCCTGGCTCGAATGCTCCAATGTCGTGGACAAGTTGGCCGTGGCCGCGAAGGAAGGCATCCACTTCGGCTTTGCCTTCGCCGTCCCGAATCGCGAGATTCGCGCCGACATCCCCTGGGGCGTGATGCGCGTGGATGCCGACCAAATGCCCGAAGCCAACCGCAACTGGATCGCCTTCCAACGCTGGTTGGATGTGTCCAACGATCAATGCGGTGTCACCTGGGCCTCGCTGGACGCGTCCACCTTCGAAGTCGGCGGCATGACCGCCAACATCATCGGTGCCGCCACCGGTTCGCCGCATTGGATTCGCAATCTTCAGCCCAGCTCGACCATCTATTCCTGGGCGCTCAACAACCATTGGCACACCAATTTCCCGCTGACCCAGGAAGGACTGATTCCCTTCCGCTACCGTGTGATGCCGCACGCCACCGGCTACGACGCAGCGGTGGCCAACCGCTTCGGCGTGGAACAGGCGCAACCCCTGGTCGCCACGCCCGCCCAGAGCAACCCGGTCACTAAACCCGTGGTCGCGCTGGAGGGATCGCCCTCCATCACCATCGCCATCCTCAAGGGCAGCACGGACGGCAAGGACACGATCCTCCGCTTGCGCTCGGTTTCGGAGAAGGACGAAATCGTGAGATTGGTGTGGCCCGACCGCGCGCCCGATTCGGTGCGGCTGTGCACGCTGGATGAAGAACCGGGCGAAGAGGTGGGCACAACGGTCACCGTGCCGGGCAACGGGTTCGTCACGCTGCGGGTGAAGTGGTGA
- a CDS encoding beta strand repeat-containing protein, translating into MKKTQCLSLFAAGGLIGTLFLFDEGDRSGVATEAKKSPRSSSAREHASSGTPESAAASDSSAPVNPAPQDGSQQHTAECLHENGEHSNPVGNEVRPVHQDLEPDFLDRIVSGKSVSFDLPDGRKATGVVELIQHDDTGVLFVQGRLEQPAAGSYFFQRQTIAGVAGSLVGNIRFDAGSDAWKVLPTAPNGGPRLVASTVDEVLCVNYALPPSDLDAEQAGEPEVQHAPQTHPTNITIPSYQNGIIPLQSLPDATGVVYLDFDGEKGPFPSWGNFDAAHSGANNTQIYDVWKMVAEDFQGFNLNVTTDRKVYDSAPQGRRIHCMVTPTTNAAPGAGGVAFLGSYNWGGDPVCWAFYSTGKSSAEVISHEIGHTLQLAHDGRTIPAEGYYGGHGTGSTAWAPIMGVGYYANLSQWSKGEYASANNLQDDLAIIVNNNDVDYRADDRGNTLATASYLEIAANSSVSNEGIIESTGDVDAFRFVTSGGQATLNVNTVGLNPNLDILAELVNAATGVVVTSNNPDLGIDATVAANLAAGEYLLRVSGTGRGNPLIDGYTNYGSLGAYLVSGSVTGGVKPDRFSIAENSANGTSVGTVTPRNNHGGATLAYTIASGNGAGALAINGTSGLLTVANGSQFDYEALSLRWDDPPTIELLVNITNASNPSLNETVRVVVSATDANEAHSIVGTSNTSVYRNANTGTLVANFSTQGEDQFDNITWSITSGNGGGAFALSADGRLTVANSAALAAQSSHVLQITATDSGPLLPVISANHTVTVGTLLWNPGDALVVRNWTQEAGVTASQSSTFGGCVASRAIDGNTDGNLGSESLTHTDTGTNSWWEVNLGADRVIGSVQLFNRTDGVGTRLSNFRISVLDASHTEVSGQNFYPGSGSVGTSELWNLASAVTGRYVRVQFLGSNNDGNGYLSLAEVVVAVPLPANVAVADPNWAQQAGATASQSSTYAGVVASRAIDGNTEGNWNGGSLSHTDTGTNSWWEVDLGTDRLIGSVKLFNRTDAVGTRLSNFRVSVLDSSRTEIAGQNYYEGIGSVGTSELWSLAAAVTGRHVRVQFLGNNNDGNGYLCLAEVKAFASAAPSEPLATQSTTFAGGVASLAVDGNTDGTYANGSVTHTDGTTNSWWEVDLKALQSIDQIVLYNRTDFPIRLSNFKVSLWNGSTEVYSSNHFTEPGTRASNVFSLSQIAGMVADRVRVELLGNNSNGDTYLSLAEVEVYGTTATKTWTNAAGGSWTNTGNWSGGLIASGANITANFATLNLTSNATVTLDGTRTIGHLTFGDTTPSHHWTLHTGSSGPLTLDVTSGSPLVTVNNQTATIGAVLAGNDGLTKAGAGTLVLTGTNTYTTATTISGGTLQIGNGVANGTYNGTYSIGSGSTLRLTRATAAAPPWSSITGAGTLRLFTAASFDYGWGAASLGAGFTGKLSIETGRVQVNVAGLGGTNSIDVENGGQLIIYPTSGQTYTQPLTIAGNGYGEPGYPGALRNSVAASTWSGPITLAADAGIYSQTGTFTLTGPITGAHQCEFTRIGNIVVAPAVAVQNSYDSTKISSAGGSGVISAGNPYAFSTGGLLMNGGVLALNNHSFSFAYLSGTTGVIRNNGTTAASVITIGSDNSSTSYGGTLINGSTATLSFTKTGTGTLTLTGANAYTGATTISAGTLSVTGSLGATTITAQSGATLGGTGTLGGAVTVQGGGSIIPGTSAISMGTLTLSNKALTLSGTAAMQIGRTGGTLSNDKVSGISTVTYGGSLFVTDVGADLLQAGNTFQLFNATTRTGSFSNITLPTLASGLAWDTSRLAVDGTIKVATSGPILVNPYDTWAAAQGLDGSSDDPDHDGTGNLLEFYLDGDPLAADGSTLRVMMVDTTHVVLTFHRRDDAEAHVSTELVQWGSDLAGWTDVALGGSHAGPDANGVVVEVIENDERPDDITVSIPRELAISGKLFARLKVTE; encoded by the coding sequence GTGAAAAAGACCCAATGTCTGAGTTTGTTCGCCGCAGGAGGATTGATCGGAACGCTCTTCCTCTTCGATGAGGGCGACAGAAGTGGAGTAGCAACCGAGGCTAAGAAATCACCCCGCTCGTCGTCGGCCCGGGAGCACGCTTCAAGCGGCACGCCGGAATCCGCAGCCGCTAGCGATTCATCGGCACCGGTGAACCCGGCACCGCAAGACGGTTCGCAGCAGCACACTGCTGAGTGCCTCCATGAGAATGGAGAGCATTCCAACCCCGTCGGCAATGAGGTGAGGCCCGTCCATCAAGACCTTGAGCCGGACTTTCTTGACCGCATCGTTTCGGGAAAGTCCGTCAGCTTCGATCTTCCCGACGGTCGCAAGGCGACCGGTGTCGTGGAACTGATCCAACACGACGACACCGGAGTCCTGTTCGTTCAGGGCCGACTCGAACAGCCGGCCGCGGGGTCCTATTTCTTCCAACGCCAAACCATTGCAGGAGTGGCCGGATCGCTTGTCGGCAACATTCGGTTCGACGCCGGTAGTGACGCATGGAAAGTCCTGCCAACGGCCCCGAATGGTGGCCCGCGCCTCGTCGCCAGCACCGTGGATGAGGTCCTGTGCGTGAACTACGCGTTGCCACCTTCCGACCTGGATGCCGAGCAGGCCGGAGAACCCGAAGTTCAACACGCGCCGCAAACCCATCCGACCAACATCACCATTCCTTCGTATCAGAACGGTATTATCCCCCTGCAGAGCCTGCCCGATGCCACCGGCGTCGTTTACCTCGACTTCGACGGCGAGAAAGGTCCGTTCCCGAGCTGGGGGAACTTCGACGCCGCCCATTCCGGGGCCAACAACACCCAGATCTACGACGTCTGGAAAATGGTCGCGGAAGACTTTCAAGGCTTCAATCTCAACGTCACCACCGACCGCAAGGTGTATGACTCGGCTCCTCAAGGCCGCCGTATCCATTGCATGGTCACCCCCACGACCAACGCTGCTCCCGGCGCGGGCGGCGTGGCCTTTCTCGGTTCCTACAACTGGGGCGGCGACCCGGTGTGCTGGGCCTTCTACTCCACCGGCAAGTCATCGGCGGAGGTCATCTCCCACGAGATCGGACACACCCTCCAACTGGCGCACGACGGGCGGACCATTCCTGCCGAAGGTTACTATGGCGGCCACGGGACTGGTTCCACTGCCTGGGCGCCCATCATGGGCGTCGGCTATTACGCCAACCTCTCGCAGTGGTCGAAGGGCGAGTATGCCAGTGCCAACAACCTGCAGGACGACCTCGCGATCATCGTCAACAACAACGACGTCGATTACCGCGCGGACGACCGGGGCAATACGCTCGCCACGGCCAGCTATCTTGAAATCGCTGCCAACAGTTCGGTTTCCAACGAAGGGATCATCGAGAGCACCGGCGATGTGGACGCCTTCCGCTTTGTCACCAGCGGCGGCCAAGCGACCCTCAACGTCAACACCGTCGGCCTGAATCCCAACCTCGACATCCTCGCGGAACTCGTCAACGCGGCCACCGGTGTGGTGGTCACGTCGAACAACCCGGACCTCGGCATTGACGCCACCGTCGCCGCCAACCTGGCGGCCGGGGAATACCTCCTGCGCGTGAGCGGCACCGGCCGCGGCAATCCGTTGATCGACGGCTATACCAATTACGGCAGCCTCGGAGCTTACCTCGTTTCCGGCTCCGTGACCGGCGGCGTGAAACCCGACCGTTTCTCAATCGCCGAGAACAGTGCCAATGGAACCTCCGTGGGCACGGTGACACCCCGTAACAACCACGGCGGTGCCACTCTGGCCTACACGATTGCTTCCGGTAATGGTGCAGGTGCCTTGGCGATCAACGGCACCAGCGGGCTCCTCACCGTCGCGAACGGATCGCAGTTCGACTACGAAGCCCTTTCCCTGCGCTGGGATGATCCGCCCACCATCGAGCTGTTGGTGAACATCACCAATGCCTCGAACCCGTCGCTGAACGAAACGGTGCGCGTCGTGGTCAGTGCCACGGATGCCAATGAAGCCCACAGCATTGTCGGCACCTCCAACACCTCGGTCTATCGCAATGCCAACACCGGCACCCTCGTCGCCAACTTCTCGACCCAAGGTGAGGATCAGTTCGACAACATCACTTGGTCCATCACCTCGGGCAATGGTGGCGGTGCCTTCGCCCTTTCCGCGGACGGCAGGCTGACCGTGGCGAACTCCGCTGCACTCGCAGCCCAAAGCAGCCATGTCCTGCAAATTACCGCAACCGACAGCGGCCCGCTATTACCCGTCATTTCCGCGAATCACACCGTCACCGTCGGCACCTTGCTCTGGAATCCCGGCGATGCCCTGGTCGTCAGGAACTGGACCCAGGAAGCCGGTGTAACGGCGAGCCAGTCCTCGACCTTCGGCGGCTGTGTCGCCTCACGGGCCATCGATGGCAACACTGACGGAAACTTGGGCAGCGAGAGTCTCACCCACACCGACACTGGCACCAACAGTTGGTGGGAAGTGAATCTGGGTGCGGATCGGGTCATTGGCTCGGTGCAGCTCTTCAACCGCACCGACGGGGTGGGCACGCGGCTTTCCAATTTCAGGATCTCCGTGCTCGACGCCTCTCATACGGAAGTCTCCGGGCAGAACTTCTATCCAGGCAGCGGTTCGGTCGGCACCAGTGAGCTATGGAACTTGGCCTCCGCCGTGACGGGCCGTTATGTGCGGGTGCAATTCCTTGGATCAAACAACGATGGCAATGGCTACCTGTCCCTGGCGGAAGTCGTCGTCGCAGTGCCGCTTCCCGCAAATGTTGCCGTGGCCGATCCCAACTGGGCACAGCAAGCGGGAGCGACGGCGAGCCAGTCATCGACTTACGCCGGCGTGGTCGCCTCTCGAGCCATCGATGGCAATACCGAAGGAAACTGGAACGGCGGGAGTCTCTCTCATACCGATACTGGCACCAACAGTTGGTGGGAAGTGGATCTGGGGACCGACCGGCTCATCGGCTCGGTAAAACTCTTCAACCGCACGGACGCGGTAGGCACGCGGCTTTCCAATTTCCGGGTGTCTGTCCTCGACTCAAGCCGCACGGAGATCGCCGGCCAGAACTACTACGAAGGAATCGGGTCTGTCGGCACCAGCGAGCTGTGGAGCCTTGCCGCCGCAGTGACCGGCCGGCACGTGCGGGTGCAGTTCCTTGGAAACAACAACGATGGCAATGGCTACCTGTGCCTTGCCGAAGTGAAGGCTTTTGCGAGCGCTGCGCCGAGTGAGCCGCTTGCGACGCAATCCACCACCTTCGCGGGCGGAGTCGCCTCCCTTGCGGTCGATGGCAACACGGATGGCACCTATGCCAACGGCAGCGTCACCCATACCGATGGGACCACCAACAGTTGGTGGGAAGTGGACCTCAAAGCGCTGCAGAGCATCGATCAGATCGTCCTCTACAACCGGACGGACTTCCCCATCCGGTTGTCCAATTTCAAGGTCAGCCTCTGGAATGGCAGCACGGAGGTCTACAGCAGCAACCACTTCACCGAGCCCGGCACCCGGGCATCCAACGTGTTCAGCCTGTCACAAATCGCAGGCATGGTCGCGGACCGTGTGCGGGTCGAGCTATTGGGCAATAACAGCAACGGAGACACGTACCTCTCGTTGGCCGAGGTCGAAGTCTATGGAACTACGGCGACCAAGACCTGGACCAATGCCGCAGGGGGCTCGTGGACTAACACGGGCAACTGGAGCGGTGGCCTCATCGCCAGCGGTGCCAACATTACCGCCAACTTCGCCACCCTGAACCTGACGTCGAATGCGACTGTCACGCTCGATGGTACACGCACCATCGGTCACCTGACCTTCGGTGATACCACGCCCAGCCACCATTGGACCCTCCACACCGGCAGCAGCGGCCCGCTCACGCTCGACGTCACCAGCGGCAGTCCACTTGTCACCGTCAACAACCAGACGGCTACCATCGGCGCAGTCCTGGCGGGAAATGACGGCCTCACCAAGGCGGGTGCCGGCACACTGGTTCTCACCGGCACCAACACTTACACCACGGCCACCACGATTAGCGGTGGCACGCTCCAAATCGGCAATGGCGTGGCGAATGGCACCTACAACGGCACCTACTCTATTGGCAGCGGAAGCACCTTGCGTTTGACCAGGGCAACGGCAGCCGCGCCACCGTGGAGCAGCATTACCGGTGCGGGCACACTACGGCTCTTCACCGCCGCGAGCTTTGATTATGGTTGGGGCGCCGCCTCATTGGGCGCGGGCTTCACCGGCAAGCTCTCGATTGAAACCGGCCGCGTCCAAGTCAACGTTGCCGGCTTGGGTGGCACCAACAGCATTGACGTGGAAAACGGGGGGCAGCTCATCATCTATCCGACGAGCGGCCAGACTTACACCCAGCCGCTGACGATCGCCGGGAACGGCTACGGTGAACCGGGATACCCCGGCGCGTTGCGAAATTCGGTTGCCGCGTCCACCTGGTCGGGGCCCATCACCCTTGCGGCGGATGCCGGCATCTATTCGCAAACTGGCACTTTCACTCTCACGGGACCGATCACCGGGGCACATCAATGCGAGTTCACCCGCATTGGCAACATCGTGGTCGCCCCTGCGGTAGCGGTGCAGAACAGCTATGACTCCACCAAAATCAGCAGCGCGGGGGGCAGCGGCGTTATTTCGGCAGGGAACCCCTACGCCTTCAGTACCGGAGGATTATTGATGAATGGCGGCGTGCTGGCCCTGAACAACCACAGCTTCAGCTTCGCCTATCTCAGCGGCACCACCGGCGTCATTCGGAACAATGGAACCACTGCGGCTTCGGTGATCACGATCGGCAGCGACAACTCAAGCACCAGCTATGGAGGAACCCTGATCAACGGCAGCACGGCCACCCTCAGCTTCACGAAAACCGGCACGGGCACGCTCACCTTGACCGGTGCCAATGCCTACACCGGCGCGACCACCATCAGCGCCGGCACGCTGAGCGTCACCGGCTCGCTGGGAGCTACCACCATCACCGCGCAAAGCGGTGCAACCCTCGGCGGCACCGGCACCTTGGGTGGCGCGGTCACCGTGCAGGGAGGCGGCTCCATCATCCCGGGGACAAGCGCCATTAGCATGGGCACCCTCACGCTCAGCAACAAAGCGCTCACCTTGTCCGGCACCGCCGCGATGCAGATCGGCCGCACCGGCGGCACGCTCTCCAACGACAAGGTCAGCGGCATCAGCACGGTGACCTACGGTGGCAGTTTGTTCGTCACCGATGTGGGCGCGGACCTTCTCCAGGCCGGCAACACGTTCCAGCTCTTCAATGCCACCACCCGCACCGGCAGCTTCAGCAACATCACGCTGCCAACCCTCGCCTCCGGACTAGCGTGGGACACCAGTCGCCTTGCGGTGGATGGCACCATCAAGGTTGCAACAAGCGGCCCCATCCTCGTTAACCCCTACGACACCTGGGCAGCAGCTCAAGGCCTCGACGGTTCCAGCGACGATCCCGACCACGACGGCACCGGCAACCTGCTCGAGTTCTACCTCGACGGCGATCCACTCGCTGCCGACGGATCCACCCTTCGGGTCATGATGGTTGATACCACTCATGTGGTGCTCACCTTCCACCGCCGCGACGATGCCGAAGCCCATGTCAGCACCGAGTTGGTCCAATGGGGATCGGACCTCGCCGGCTGGACCGATGTTGCCCTCGGCGGATCCCACGCCGGGCCCGATGCCAACGGCGTTGTCGTCGAGGTGATCGAAAACGACGAGAGACCGGATGACATCACGGTATCCATCCCGCGAGAACTGGCGATCAGCGGCAAACTATTTGCCCGACTGAAAGTAACCGAATAA